The Deinococcus radiotolerans genomic interval AACCGGACCCGGTCGCCCGCCTGCCACGGCACCGGCGCCCGGCGCGACAGATCGAAGAAATTCACGGACGTGCGGCCCACCAGCCGCCAGCCGCCCGGCGTCGGGCGCGGGTACACGCCCGCCCACGGTCCGCCCAGTGCCACGCTGCCCGCCGGCACCCGTTCGCGCGGCGCGTCCAGGCGCGGCATCTGAAGCGCGGCGGGCAGCCCTGTCAGGAACGCGAAGCCCGGCGTGAACCCCAGGAAGGCCACCTCCAGCTCCGCCGCGCACAGCGCCGCCACGAACGCCGGCCCGGACAGACCCGCGTGCGCCGCGCACCACGCCAGGTCCGCACCGTCAAAGGTCACGGGCACCACCAGGGTCCGCCCCGACCCGCCCGGCGCGGGTCTCAGCGTCGCCAGCCGCGTCTGCACGCCCGCCAGCACCGCCTCGCCCGCGCCGGGCGGATCCAGTAGCAGCGTCAGCAGATCCAGGGCGGGCACGGCCTCCAGCACGCCCGGCAGCGGCTGCGCGCGCAGGCTGGCGAACAGTTCGCGGGCCAGTGGCGTGTGAACGCTCAGCGCAGCGTCCCCCAGCCACTCAAAAGTCGGCGGGCACGGACCGGAGGGTGCAGGCATGCACCCAGCATACGGAGCGCCCGCACCCCGCCGCGCGGTCCTGTGCAGCCGCGCCGCACACTCGCCCCGCCCGGCCCGCCGCACCCGGTACGCTGCGGGGCATGACCGCCCCCCACCCGCAGGCCGCCCGGCACGTCCGCGCGGTCGCCGTGCAGCCCCACTGGAGTGCGCAGGACTTCGTGACCGCCGCCGCGTTCCGCCGCTGGATGCGCGCCCAGCTGGACATGGCCAGACCCCACCTGAACGAGAACGGCGTGAACTTGGTCGTGCTGACCGAACTGAACGGGCTGCCACTGGTCATGCGCGGCGGCGCGTGGGCACTCCGTCTGCGCACCTTCGAGCGGGTGGCCCTGGCCCTGTTCCTGGCGCGGCTGCCACGCACGCTGCCCATCCTGCTGCGCGAGCGGGTGTCCCCCGTCCGCGCGCTGCAACTCGCGGACATCGACGCCAACACCGACCTGTACCTGACCACCTGCCGCGACCTGGCGCGCGAGTACGGCGTGTACCTCTGCTGCGGCAGCGCGCCCACCCCCCGATACGAACGCCGCAGCGCCCGGCTGTGCCGCCAGCCCGGCCTCCTGACGAACCAGACCGTCCTGCTCGACCCGAACGGCGACCTGATCGGCGTGACCGACAAGGTCCACCTCACCCCCGACGAGGAGGCGGGCGGCGTGGACCTCACCCCCGGCGCCCTGGGCGACCTGCGCGTCTTCCCCACGCCCGCCGGGGACCTGGGCGTCGCCATCAGCCTCGACGCGTTCCGGGCCGACGTCATCGGCACGCTGGCCGCGCAGGGCTGCACCGTGCTGCTGCAACCCGACGCAAACGGCGCGCCCTGGACCGCCAAGGAAGGCCTGCCCCCCGACCCCGCGAACCTCCGCGACCAGCCCGAAGCGTGGCTGGAGAGCAGCTGGCAGGTCACCGCCCAGCGCCAGATTCCCTACGCCGTGAATCCCATGGTCGTCGGCAATCTCCTCGACCTCACCTTCGACGGTCAGAGCGCCATCACCGGCCCCGCCGAGGAAGCCCCAGCGCCGCGCAGCTACGTCCTGACCGCCCCCCGCCCCGGCTTCCTGGCCCTGGCGCCCTGGGTGACCAGCGGCGAGCCCCCCGCCCTGCGCGAGGCTGGACGCCACCGCGCCGCGCTCAGCGGCCACCCCATGGAAAACCAGTACCGCGAGGCCACCCTGCACGCCGACCTGACCCTGCCGCCCGCCACGCGACCGGCCCCGCCCCGCACGCCCCACGAGGACGCGCTGCACGCCCTGCTGCGTGGCGAGGCCCGCGCCGCCCGCCCGGGACGGTGGCCCTGGGTCCTCGCGGCCCTCCCGCTGGCCCTGCTGGCCCGGCCACTCTGGCGCCGGCGCCGGGCATGACCGGCATTTGACAGGACGCGCCCCCCCTCTTATACTTCCCCTCGCGCCTGAGTTCAGCACAGGGCGCGCCCCGCCACGCAGGGGGGGTTGGCCGAGTGGTTGAAGGCAACGGTCTTGAAAACCGTAGTAGGGCAACCTACCGGGGGTTCGAATCCCTCACCCCTCGCCAAACATGACAACCGGACTGGAGAGGTGGGTGAGTGGCTGAAACCGCACCCCTGCTAAGGGTGTATACCGCAAGGTATCGAGGGTTCGAATCCCTCCCTCTTCGCCACCATTCAACGCGCCACACGTTGAATACAGCCGCAGGATGTGCCCGTAGCTCAGCTGGATAGAGCGTCTGACTACGGATCAGAAGGCCAGGGGTTCGAATCCCTTCGGGCACACCACCAGAGATGACCCCCGCCGCAAGCGGGGGTTTGCTGTTGCTTGCTTCCGCGCCGCTCCCAGTTCTCCTGTTCGTGCTTGCAATTTCTGCCTGGAACCGGTAACCTCTTTCGGCTGCGCACTGAGCGCAGACAGGACGTGCCCGTAGCTCAGCTGGATAGAGCGTCTGACTACGGATCAGAAGGCCAGGGGTTCGAATCCCTTCGGGCACACCATAAGAGAAGGCCCCCGCCGCAAGCGGGGGTTTCTGCTGTCCTGCGTCCTACTTGCCGTGCTTGGTCAGGCGGTACAGGGTCACGCCGTTACTGATGAGCAGAACCGCGCACAGCAGCGCCATGGGCCACTCCTGCTTGGTGAC includes:
- a CDS encoding nitrilase-related carbon-nitrogen hydrolase, with protein sequence MTAPHPQAARHVRAVAVQPHWSAQDFVTAAAFRRWMRAQLDMARPHLNENGVNLVVLTELNGLPLVMRGGAWALRLRTFERVALALFLARLPRTLPILLRERVSPVRALQLADIDANTDLYLTTCRDLAREYGVYLCCGSAPTPRYERRSARLCRQPGLLTNQTVLLDPNGDLIGVTDKVHLTPDEEAGGVDLTPGALGDLRVFPTPAGDLGVAISLDAFRADVIGTLAAQGCTVLLQPDANGAPWTAKEGLPPDPANLRDQPEAWLESSWQVTAQRQIPYAVNPMVVGNLLDLTFDGQSAITGPAEEAPAPRSYVLTAPRPGFLALAPWVTSGEPPALREAGRHRAALSGHPMENQYREATLHADLTLPPATRPAPPRTPHEDALHALLRGEARAARPGRWPWVLAALPLALLARPLWRRRRA
- a CDS encoding 5-oxoprolinase subunit B family protein, coding for MPAPSGPCPPTFEWLGDAALSVHTPLARELFASLRAQPLPGVLEAVPALDLLTLLLDPPGAGEAVLAGVQTRLATLRPAPGGSGRTLVVPVTFDGADLAWCAAHAGLSGPAFVAALCAAELEVAFLGFTPGFAFLTGLPAALQMPRLDAPRERVPAGSVALGGPWAGVYPRPTPGGWRLVGRTSVNFFDLSRRAPVPWQAGDRVRFEARP